A section of the Bacillus pumilus genome encodes:
- a CDS encoding UDP-glucose dehydrogenase family protein yields the protein MNIAIAGCGYVGLVTGVCLAEAGHNVACIDIDRRKIMQLKQGRPPMYEPGLKELLKRNLAQGRIQFHINGEVAYPQADVLMIAVGTPQQADGQADLQYVLQAAKEIGTKAKSGAVLVVKSTVPVGTGDQIEQMIHQELGRKEPLSIASNPEFLREGSAISDTLRADRLVIGAETKAVLDRLEEMYADFHLPVVKTDRKSAEMIKYASNAFLATKISFMNEIASICEKTGADVEWVAQGMGLDQRIGSSFLKAGIGYGGSCFPKDTNALVQIAGHVSHDFELLKAVIKVNNEQRAGFIRSIQERLGANLEGKRIALLGLAFKPNTDDMREAPSVPIAHELHQLGAELVAYDPVASRHAARELPDQVVFAHTIEEAIKDVHAVCILTEWTEIQTFPLKSYKEWMRQPLIFDGRNCHTLEAAEQAGVEYHSIGRRPVSPIYM from the coding sequence ATGAATATAGCCATTGCAGGCTGTGGATATGTGGGACTGGTCACAGGTGTGTGTTTAGCGGAGGCAGGGCACAATGTGGCGTGTATTGATATTGACCGGAGAAAGATCATGCAACTGAAACAGGGACGTCCACCAATGTATGAGCCAGGATTAAAAGAACTGCTGAAACGCAATCTTGCGCAAGGACGAATTCAATTTCACATAAATGGAGAGGTAGCCTACCCGCAGGCTGATGTGTTAATGATTGCGGTTGGTACCCCGCAGCAAGCAGATGGCCAAGCTGATTTACAATATGTGCTTCAAGCCGCAAAGGAGATCGGTACAAAAGCAAAATCAGGTGCGGTTCTTGTGGTGAAAAGTACAGTGCCTGTTGGAACAGGTGATCAAATCGAACAGATGATACATCAAGAATTAGGACGGAAAGAGCCATTATCAATTGCATCTAACCCAGAGTTTTTACGAGAAGGCTCTGCCATTTCAGATACATTGAGGGCAGATCGGCTTGTGATTGGGGCTGAAACAAAAGCGGTATTAGACCGGCTCGAGGAGATGTATGCTGATTTCCACTTGCCAGTAGTCAAGACAGACCGAAAAAGTGCAGAAATGATCAAGTATGCATCAAACGCTTTTCTTGCGACCAAAATCAGCTTCATGAATGAGATCGCCTCTATTTGTGAGAAAACAGGTGCTGATGTGGAATGGGTGGCGCAGGGAATGGGGCTCGATCAACGGATCGGTTCTTCGTTTCTCAAGGCGGGGATTGGCTACGGAGGTTCTTGTTTCCCAAAGGATACAAATGCACTTGTCCAAATCGCAGGGCATGTGTCGCATGATTTTGAGCTACTAAAGGCTGTTATCAAAGTAAACAATGAGCAGCGAGCCGGTTTTATCAGAAGTATTCAAGAGAGACTGGGGGCAAATCTTGAAGGGAAGCGAATTGCACTGCTTGGTCTTGCTTTTAAACCGAATACAGACGATATGAGGGAGGCGCCATCTGTTCCAATAGCTCATGAACTCCATCAATTAGGCGCGGAGCTTGTGGCGTATGATCCTGTTGCCTCACGCCATGCCGCTCGTGAATTACCGGATCAAGTCGTGTTTGCTCATACGATTGAAGAAGCGATAAAGGATGTCCATGCAGTGTGTATATTAACAGAGTGGACAGAGATTCAGACGTTTCCTCTCAAGTCCTATAAGGAATGGATGAGACAGCCGCTTATTTTTGATGGACGAAACTGTCATACACTTGAAGCGGCAGAACAAGCAGGAGTCGAATATCATTCGATTGGGCGCAGACCAGTTTCTCCAATCTATATGTAA
- a CDS encoding chromate transporter, with the protein MLILFLFWAFFLSNLLGYGGGPASIPLNYEEIVNHFHWMTNEGFSNMLALANALPGPIATKIAAYVGYDVMGWPGFIVALLATVLPSAIGLILLLKLIDRFRQSPVVKGMTLSVQPVIAMMMLLLTWEIGGDAVKAIGWMQSLAIAAISFFFMTKYKMHPAFLIVAAFLYGGFILPH; encoded by the coding sequence ATGCTGATTCTCTTTTTATTCTGGGCATTCTTCTTGTCCAATCTATTAGGATATGGCGGAGGACCTGCATCAATTCCGCTGAATTATGAAGAAATCGTCAACCATTTTCATTGGATGACGAACGAAGGATTTTCCAATATGCTTGCTTTAGCCAATGCACTTCCAGGACCAATTGCGACGAAAATCGCAGCATATGTCGGCTATGACGTCATGGGCTGGCCAGGCTTTATTGTGGCACTGCTTGCAACTGTACTGCCATCAGCCATTGGATTGATTCTATTGCTCAAGCTGATTGACCGTTTTCGCCAATCACCTGTCGTCAAAGGCATGACCTTATCCGTCCAGCCTGTCATTGCGATGATGATGCTTTTATTAACATGGGAAATTGGCGGAGATGCAGTGAAAGCCATTGGCTGGATGCAATCGCTTGCCATTGCTGCGATCTCCTTTTTCTTTATGACTAAATACAAAATGCACCCCGCCTTTCTCATTGTGGCTGCCTTTTTATATGGCGGATTCATTCTACCGCATTAA
- a CDS encoding chromate transporter, with the protein MQSYIELIIAMVRTGILGFGGGPSVIPLIRHEAVVKYQWVNDDEFGETLAIANALPGPIATKMSAYLGYRLKGVSGAIVATAAHILPTCLAMVALVTLVSVLSSSQIIQNMIGAVTPVIAVLLGIMAYEFGQKTLKGFGMIFGIALFLLAFIGLQVLSIHPGIIVIIFLCYGAFHFKLKQRWNRPNKEKGVSS; encoded by the coding sequence TTGCAATCATATATCGAACTCATCATCGCTATGGTGCGAACCGGCATTCTCGGTTTTGGCGGAGGTCCTTCCGTTATACCACTCATTCGCCATGAAGCGGTGGTGAAATATCAATGGGTCAATGATGACGAATTTGGAGAAACACTCGCCATCGCCAATGCATTACCAGGTCCAATCGCGACCAAAATGTCAGCCTATCTTGGCTATCGATTGAAGGGCGTATCCGGCGCAATCGTCGCAACAGCTGCCCATATTTTACCGACATGTCTCGCCATGGTGGCACTCGTCACACTTGTCAGCGTCTTGAGCTCCTCACAAATCATTCAAAATATGATTGGCGCTGTGACACCAGTCATTGCCGTTCTACTTGGGATCATGGCATACGAGTTTGGACAAAAAACGCTGAAAGGCTTCGGAATGATCTTCGGGATTGCTCTGTTCCTTCTGGCCTTTATCGGGCTGCAGGTCCTGTCCATTCATCCAGGAATCATTGTCATTATCTTTTTATGCTATGGCGCATTTCATTTCAAACTAAAACAACGCTGGAATCGACCAAATAAAGAGAAAGGAGTGTCTTCATGA
- a CDS encoding Lrp/AsnC family transcriptional regulator produces the protein MSNDYSIPNLTLDERDKQILSLLHEDGRMSYTDLGKQVGLSRVAVQARIQQLIEAGVIERFTTVINPAKIGIHVSVFFNVEVEPKFLEAVALQLEQETAVTSLYHMTGPSKLHMHGIFQNEQEMETFLTKKLYPLEGVVSVDCQMLIKRYKSRMGMKL, from the coding sequence GTGTCAAACGACTATAGCATTCCGAACTTAACATTAGACGAACGAGATAAACAAATTTTATCCCTATTACATGAGGACGGGCGTATGTCCTATACAGATCTCGGGAAACAAGTCGGTCTTTCACGTGTTGCTGTGCAAGCCCGTATTCAGCAGCTGATTGAAGCAGGCGTCATTGAACGATTCACAACAGTCATCAACCCTGCTAAGATCGGCATTCATGTTTCTGTCTTCTTTAATGTAGAAGTGGAGCCGAAATTTTTAGAAGCAGTCGCCCTTCAGCTTGAGCAAGAAACAGCTGTCACAAGCCTTTATCACATGACAGGGCCAAGCAAACTGCATATGCATGGCATTTTTCAAAACGAACAAGAAATGGAGACATTTCTAACAAAAAAACTGTACCCGCTAGAAGGCGTCGTGAGTGTGGACTGCCAAATGCTTATTAAACGGTACAAAAGCCGAATGGGCATGAAATTGTAG
- the budA gene encoding acetolactate decarboxylase, translating to MGMMHPMNQQNDTRQHDKQQEVYQVSTMTSLLEAVYDGDFSLSQIPEHGDFGIGTFNQLDGELIGFDGAFYRLRSDGTATPVTDQDYSPFCSLAFFETDIVHRIDAAMTSKELEEEIDRILPSKNVFYAIRIDGTFKKVQTRTVEKQEKPYVPMVEAVKSQPIFDFEDIQGTIAGFRTPQYAHGIAVSGYHLHFIDDDRSVGGHVFDYTVDQVTIRISQKRHMNLHLPNTQEFFQADIDRADLAQQIANAESSPDQ from the coding sequence ATGGGTATGATGCACCCAATGAATCAACAGAACGACACAAGACAACATGACAAACAGCAAGAAGTCTATCAAGTATCGACGATGACCTCTTTGCTGGAAGCCGTATATGATGGAGATTTCTCCCTTTCACAAATTCCCGAGCACGGTGATTTCGGGATTGGTACATTCAATCAATTAGATGGAGAGCTGATCGGCTTTGACGGCGCATTTTATCGACTGCGCTCGGATGGAACAGCGACACCAGTTACCGATCAAGACTATTCGCCTTTCTGCTCTCTAGCATTCTTTGAAACTGATATCGTTCATCGAATTGATGCAGCCATGACGAGCAAAGAGCTAGAAGAAGAAATCGACCGCATTTTACCGAGTAAGAATGTGTTTTATGCGATCCGCATTGATGGTACATTCAAAAAGGTTCAAACACGTACGGTCGAAAAACAGGAAAAACCTTACGTTCCGATGGTGGAAGCAGTCAAGTCACAGCCCATCTTCGATTTCGAGGATATTCAAGGAACAATCGCCGGTTTCCGTACACCTCAGTATGCACATGGTATTGCGGTGAGTGGATATCATCTTCATTTCATTGATGACGATCGAAGTGTTGGCGGACACGTATTTGATTACACTGTTGATCAAGTGACCATCCGAATTTCACAAAAGCGTCATATGAATTTACACCTGCCGAACACGCAGGAATTCTTCCAAGCAGACATTGATCGAGCTGACCTCGCACAGCAAATTGCCAATGCAGAAAGTAGCCCAGATCAATAA
- the alsS gene encoding acetolactate synthase AlsS: MNSQAQPLTRRGAELIVDTLIAQGVTHVFAIPGAKIDAVFDVLKDRGPELVLCRHEQNAAFMAAAVGRLTGKPGVCLVTSGPGASNLATGLLTANTEGDPVVAIAGNVIRADRLKRTHQSLDNAALFKPVTKYSVEVQDVHNIPEALTNAFRAAQKGQAGAAFISFPQDVVTEHTTQTPVSAHPSPELGPAPDALISSAIAKIQNAHLPVAIVGMKASRPAAAKATRTLLKTLGIPFVETYQGAGVLSRELESQYVGRIGLFRNQPGDLLIEQADVLLSIGFDPIEYDPKHWNIQPKQRQIIHVDDMQADIDHFYEPALELVGNIAETIKHLAHDSVQLSLCKEQVEFVTELQELLSDIEKAPERESHLSHPLDVIHTLRRLIPDDTKVTCDIGSHAIWMSRHFRVYEPNTFLVSNGMQTLGVALPWAIAASILNPDEKIVSVSGDGGFLFSAMELETAVRMKTNLVHLVWNDSTYDMVAFQQEMKYDRTSCVEFGQIDLVKYAESFGATGLRVNSPEELSTVLQKGINIEGPVIIDIPIDYQDNPDLASQKWPEVFRETHTLNVR, encoded by the coding sequence ATGAATTCTCAAGCACAACCCCTAACAAGACGAGGAGCAGAATTGATTGTTGATACGTTGATTGCTCAAGGTGTGACCCATGTTTTTGCGATTCCAGGTGCAAAAATTGACGCTGTATTTGATGTATTAAAAGACAGAGGTCCAGAGCTTGTCCTATGCAGACACGAACAAAATGCCGCCTTTATGGCAGCTGCTGTCGGCCGTTTAACTGGCAAACCAGGTGTTTGTCTCGTCACATCAGGTCCTGGCGCATCTAATTTAGCAACAGGTCTATTAACAGCTAATACAGAAGGTGACCCTGTTGTCGCAATCGCTGGAAACGTCATTCGTGCTGATCGGCTCAAACGAACACATCAATCACTCGACAATGCGGCATTATTCAAACCAGTCACAAAATACAGTGTTGAAGTACAAGACGTTCATAATATACCCGAAGCCTTAACAAATGCTTTTCGCGCGGCACAAAAGGGGCAGGCTGGAGCAGCATTTATCAGCTTTCCACAAGATGTCGTGACAGAACACACCACACAAACACCAGTGTCTGCTCACCCTTCTCCAGAACTAGGTCCTGCACCGGATGCTCTCATCAGCTCGGCTATCGCCAAAATTCAAAATGCACACTTACCTGTTGCCATTGTGGGAATGAAAGCAAGTCGTCCAGCTGCTGCAAAGGCTACAAGAACATTATTGAAAACACTTGGAATTCCATTTGTTGAAACATACCAAGGAGCCGGCGTTCTCTCAAGAGAGCTTGAGTCTCAATATGTAGGCAGAATCGGTTTATTCCGAAATCAGCCGGGAGATCTTCTCATTGAACAAGCAGATGTCCTTTTGAGCATCGGCTTTGATCCAATTGAATATGATCCAAAGCATTGGAATATTCAGCCGAAGCAGCGACAGATCATCCATGTCGATGACATGCAGGCAGATATTGATCATTTTTACGAGCCGGCACTTGAGCTTGTCGGCAATATAGCTGAAACCATTAAACATCTAGCCCATGACAGTGTTCAACTTTCTCTATGCAAAGAACAAGTTGAATTCGTTACTGAATTGCAGGAGCTGTTAAGCGACATTGAAAAAGCACCAGAAAGAGAAAGTCATCTATCTCATCCGCTGGATGTCATTCATACATTAAGACGCTTGATTCCTGATGACACGAAGGTCACTTGTGATATCGGGTCTCACGCAATTTGGATGTCGCGTCATTTCCGCGTCTATGAGCCGAACACATTCCTTGTGAGCAACGGGATGCAAACATTAGGCGTTGCCTTACCATGGGCCATTGCGGCTTCCATATTGAATCCAGATGAAAAGATCGTTTCGGTCTCTGGTGATGGCGGTTTTCTCTTCTCTGCAATGGAGCTAGAAACAGCCGTCCGCATGAAAACAAATCTCGTTCACCTTGTTTGGAATGACAGCACATACGATATGGTGGCATTTCAGCAGGAAATGAAATATGACCGCACATCCTGCGTTGAATTCGGACAGATCGACTTAGTGAAATATGCAGAAAGCTTTGGAGCGACTGGATTACGAGTAAACTCACCTGAAGAGCTTTCAACTGTCCTTCAAAAGGGTATAAACATAGAAGGACCTGTTATTATTGATATTCCGATTGACTATCAAGACAACCCAGACCTCGCCAGTCAAAAATGGCCAGAAGTCTTTCGTGAAACACACACATTGAACGTTAGATAA
- the alsR gene encoding acetoin biosynthesis transcriptional regulator AlsR, whose product MELRHLQYFVTVAEELHFGRAAARLNMTQPPLSQQIKQFEEELGFPLFHRSKRVVELTAAGKVFLHEVRGVLHQLDKAVDHARHTARGELGKIIIGFVGTATYDILPPVVREFRELYPSVSIELEQLSVPQQLGALLNGEIDIGFLHPTSPHEELISRLMKQSECIFAIPKNHPLAKKEAVTIEDIRNEPIISLSQESWPSLYQHFVLLCEKYGFSPNIVQEAAEYQMVIGLVTAGIGIAVIPKSARRLFNLDVVYRSIEGEQLLAEWTISYRRENHNPALFHLVHHILHRTESESEA is encoded by the coding sequence ATGGAACTGAGACATTTGCAGTATTTTGTCACAGTAGCGGAGGAGCTGCATTTTGGCAGAGCAGCCGCACGGTTGAATATGACACAGCCTCCACTTAGTCAGCAAATTAAGCAATTTGAAGAAGAATTGGGATTTCCTTTGTTTCACCGGTCGAAGCGAGTAGTGGAGCTAACAGCTGCTGGAAAGGTCTTTTTACATGAGGTGCGGGGTGTGCTGCATCAGCTTGATAAAGCCGTTGATCATGCCCGGCATACAGCAAGAGGAGAGCTGGGAAAAATCATCATAGGGTTTGTTGGAACAGCGACATATGATATTCTGCCACCAGTTGTACGCGAATTCAGAGAGCTGTATCCCTCTGTCAGTATTGAGCTGGAGCAGCTTTCTGTTCCGCAGCAGCTAGGCGCGCTTTTAAATGGGGAGATTGATATCGGTTTTTTACATCCTACATCTCCTCATGAAGAACTGATCAGCCGTTTGATGAAGCAAAGTGAATGTATTTTTGCGATTCCGAAAAATCATCCGCTGGCGAAAAAAGAGGCGGTCACGATCGAAGATATTCGAAATGAACCGATTATTTCTTTATCACAGGAATCATGGCCGTCCCTTTATCAACACTTTGTCCTGCTATGTGAAAAGTACGGGTTTTCTCCAAATATCGTGCAGGAAGCGGCGGAATATCAAATGGTGATTGGCCTTGTCACAGCTGGGATCGGCATTGCGGTCATTCCGAAATCAGCCCGGCGTTTATTTAATCTAGATGTTGTGTATCGGTCGATTGAAGGTGAACAGCTTCTGGCAGAATGGACGATTTCCTATAGACGAGAAAATCATAATCCTGCTTTATTTCATCTTGTCCACCATATCCTGCATCGCACCGAGTCTGAATCAGAGGCATAG
- a CDS encoding flavin reductase family protein, which yields MDQLSRKEAYKLLSGSIVPRPIAFITSLSKDDIVNAAPFSFFNVISGHPPLLAVSIGRREGQMKDTAQHVIDRGEFVVHVSDEAIIEDINETAATLPQEESELDRTGLHQVQSHVVSVPGIQEARIRFECRLEKHLTFQNDEGEITVDHIIGRVVCAHLDEAVYDAEKGYVSTHELKPVARLAGNDYAHLGTSFVLKRPE from the coding sequence ATGGATCAGCTATCACGAAAAGAAGCATATAAATTATTATCGGGTTCTATTGTTCCACGACCGATTGCGTTTATTACAAGTCTGTCTAAAGACGATATCGTCAATGCCGCACCATTTAGTTTCTTTAATGTCATCAGCGGACACCCACCGCTCCTCGCCGTTTCTATCGGACGACGAGAAGGTCAGATGAAAGATACAGCGCAGCATGTGATTGACAGGGGAGAATTTGTGGTCCATGTGAGTGATGAAGCGATAATAGAAGATATTAACGAAACAGCTGCTACGCTGCCACAGGAAGAGAGTGAGCTGGATCGAACCGGTCTTCATCAAGTACAGAGCCATGTCGTTTCAGTTCCGGGAATTCAGGAAGCACGTATTCGCTTTGAATGTCGGCTTGAAAAGCATCTTACCTTTCAAAATGATGAAGGGGAGATCACGGTCGATCATATCATTGGCCGGGTTGTGTGTGCGCATTTAGATGAGGCTGTGTATGATGCGGAAAAAGGTTATGTTTCGACTCATGAATTAAAGCCAGTCGCACGTTTAGCGGGAAATGATTACGCCCATTTAGGGACGTCATTTGTGCTGAAAAGACCAGAATAA
- the rbsB gene encoding ribose ABC transporter substrate-binding protein RbsB: MKKYLILILTLSLFMLSACSLEPPEWAKSTKDGKKKDIKIGLSISTLNNPFFVSLKNGVTKEAKKLGIEVVIADAQNDSAKQTSDVEDLIQQGVDALLINPADSSAISTAVESANASDIPVITLDRSAESGKVEALVASDNVKGGEMAANFIIDKVGKGAKVAELEGVPGASATRERGKGFHQIADKDLKVTAKQAADFDRTKGLNVMENLLQGNPDIKAVFAHNDEMALGALEAIQSSGKDILVVGFDGNEDALNSIKAGKLSATVAQQPELIGKLAVGAASDVLKGKKVEKNIAAPLKLEQKK, from the coding sequence ATGAAAAAATATCTCATTCTCATTTTGACTCTCTCATTGTTCATGCTTTCTGCCTGCTCGCTAGAACCGCCAGAGTGGGCCAAATCAACAAAAGATGGGAAGAAAAAAGACATCAAAATCGGTCTCTCGATCTCGACCTTAAACAACCCATTCTTCGTTTCTCTCAAAAACGGGGTGACAAAAGAAGCGAAAAAGCTTGGCATCGAAGTTGTCATTGCAGATGCACAAAATGATTCAGCGAAACAAACAAGTGACGTAGAAGATTTAATTCAGCAAGGGGTCGACGCCTTACTTATCAACCCAGCGGACTCGTCTGCTATATCGACTGCTGTTGAATCAGCGAATGCTTCTGATATTCCAGTCATCACATTAGACCGCTCAGCTGAAAGCGGAAAAGTAGAAGCACTTGTTGCCTCAGATAACGTCAAAGGCGGCGAAATGGCGGCCAATTTTATCATCGACAAGGTCGGTAAAGGAGCCAAAGTCGCTGAATTAGAAGGTGTACCAGGCGCTTCTGCTACACGTGAGCGCGGAAAAGGATTCCACCAAATAGCAGATAAAGATCTAAAAGTGACAGCAAAACAAGCGGCTGACTTCGACCGAACAAAAGGATTGAATGTCATGGAAAACCTCCTTCAAGGAAACCCTGACATCAAAGCTGTTTTTGCCCACAATGATGAAATGGCACTTGGCGCTCTAGAAGCAATTCAAAGCTCTGGAAAAGACATTCTCGTCGTTGGCTTTGACGGAAACGAAGATGCACTCAATTCAATCAAAGCAGGAAAACTATCTGCCACAGTCGCCCAGCAGCCAGAGTTGATCGGGAAACTAGCAGTCGGTGCTGCAAGCGACGTCTTAAAAGGGAAAAAAGTAGAAAAGAACATCGCAGCACCACTGAAACTAGAACAGAAAAAATAA
- the rbsC gene encoding ribose ABC transporter permease RbsC — MKPLTSNGRFDNIMQKLGPFLGLIILVAIVSILNPAFLEPLNILNLLRQISINALIAFGMTFVILTGGIDLSVGAILALSSALTAGFIVSGMDPILAIIVGSIIGAILGMVNGLLITKGKMAPFIATLATMTIFRGLTLVYTDGNPITGLGSNYAFQLFGRGYFLGIPVPAITMLLTFIVLWVLLHKTPFGRRTYAIGGNEKAALISGIKVPRVKIMIYSLAGFMSALAGAILTSRLNSAQPTAGTSYELDAIAAVVLGGTSLSGGRGRIVGTLIGVLIIGVLNNGMNLLGVSSFYQSVVKGIVILIAVLLDRKKSA, encoded by the coding sequence ATGAAACCACTTACTTCAAATGGACGATTTGACAACATCATGCAAAAGCTTGGGCCATTCTTAGGACTCATCATCCTTGTCGCCATTGTTTCTATTTTAAACCCGGCCTTTTTAGAGCCATTAAACATCTTAAACTTACTGAGACAAATCTCCATTAATGCCCTCATTGCCTTTGGTATGACATTTGTTATTTTAACCGGAGGAATTGATTTGTCGGTCGGTGCCATTTTAGCACTTTCTAGTGCACTGACTGCCGGATTTATCGTGTCTGGTATGGACCCGATTTTAGCGATTATCGTTGGCAGTATCATCGGCGCTATTCTTGGGATGGTCAACGGTCTTTTAATCACAAAAGGAAAAATGGCTCCTTTTATCGCAACACTTGCCACGATGACCATTTTTAGAGGATTAACACTTGTTTATACAGACGGAAACCCGATTACAGGACTCGGCTCGAACTACGCCTTTCAGTTATTCGGCCGCGGATATTTCTTAGGCATTCCTGTTCCAGCGATCACGATGCTTCTCACCTTTATCGTACTATGGGTACTGCTTCATAAAACGCCTTTCGGCAGAAGAACATATGCCATCGGCGGAAATGAAAAAGCTGCACTTATTTCAGGAATCAAAGTACCGCGCGTAAAAATAATGATTTATTCATTGGCAGGTTTCATGTCTGCTTTAGCAGGTGCCATTTTAACATCTCGTCTAAATTCTGCGCAACCAACAGCTGGTACCTCCTATGAGCTTGATGCCATTGCTGCTGTTGTACTTGGCGGGACAAGCCTGTCCGGCGGAAGAGGACGAATTGTCGGCACACTCATCGGGGTACTCATCATCGGAGTCTTGAACAATGGTATGAACTTACTTGGAGTTTCATCATTCTATCAATCTGTTGTGAAAGGGATTGTCATCTTGATTGCAGTCCTACTAGACAGAAAGAAATCTGCTTAA
- a CDS encoding sugar ABC transporter ATP-binding protein, whose translation MNIEMHNIHKAFGKNTVLSGVSFDLVTGEVHALMGENGAGKSTLMNLLTGLYSLDQGTIHIDGKETAFKNPKEAEQHGIAFIHQELNIWPDMTVLENLFIGKELYTKFGLLDTKKMKVLAQSQLDRLSLNLSLDEEAGSCSVGQKQMIEIAKALMTDAKVIIMDEPTAALTDREIEKLFQVIESLKKEGVSIVYISHRMEEIFAICDRITIMRDGKRVDTKAIPETNFHEVVKKMVGRELTDRYPERTPSLGDTILEVKQATRKGQFQDISFSVKAGEIVGIAGLMGAGRTEMMRSLFGLDSLDQGEIWVHGKKAVIKKPSDAVKLGIGFITEDRKDEGLMLDASIRENIGLPNLKSFSPKGLIDKKNEQDFVDLLIKRLTIKTASSEISARSLSGGNQQKVVIAKWIGIQPKVLILDEPTRGVDVGAKREIYQLMNELTDRGVAILMVSSELPEILGMSDRVLVIHEGTISGELNKADATQERIMTLATGGK comes from the coding sequence ATGAACATTGAGATGCATAACATCCATAAGGCCTTTGGAAAAAACACCGTTCTTTCCGGGGTCTCCTTTGACCTCGTCACAGGTGAGGTCCACGCGCTCATGGGTGAAAATGGCGCAGGAAAATCAACTTTAATGAACCTGCTCACAGGTCTTTATTCATTAGACCAGGGAACGATTCATATCGACGGGAAAGAAACCGCTTTCAAAAATCCGAAAGAAGCGGAACAACACGGTATCGCCTTTATTCATCAAGAGCTCAACATATGGCCGGATATGACCGTCTTGGAAAACCTATTCATCGGGAAAGAACTCTATACGAAGTTTGGATTGCTAGACACAAAGAAAATGAAGGTTCTTGCTCAAAGCCAGCTGGACCGATTGTCTTTGAACCTCTCGCTTGATGAAGAGGCAGGTAGCTGTTCTGTTGGTCAAAAACAGATGATTGAGATTGCAAAGGCATTAATGACGGATGCGAAGGTCATCATCATGGATGAACCAACGGCAGCTCTAACAGACCGTGAGATTGAAAAACTCTTTCAGGTTATTGAATCTCTCAAAAAAGAAGGCGTATCCATCGTCTATATTTCTCACCGTATGGAGGAAATTTTTGCGATCTGCGACCGGATTACAATCATGCGTGATGGGAAAAGGGTCGATACGAAAGCCATACCTGAAACGAATTTCCATGAGGTCGTCAAAAAAATGGTCGGCCGCGAATTAACAGATCGATACCCTGAGAGAACGCCTTCTCTAGGAGATACGATCCTTGAGGTAAAGCAAGCGACAAGAAAAGGACAATTTCAAGATATCAGTTTCTCCGTTAAAGCTGGAGAAATCGTCGGTATTGCAGGCTTAATGGGCGCTGGCAGGACCGAAATGATGCGGTCACTGTTTGGTCTTGATTCTCTTGATCAAGGGGAAATCTGGGTTCATGGAAAAAAGGCTGTCATTAAAAAACCAAGTGATGCCGTCAAGCTCGGCATCGGCTTTATTACAGAGGATCGCAAAGATGAAGGACTTATGCTGGATGCTTCCATTCGAGAAAACATTGGTCTGCCAAACTTAAAAAGCTTCTCTCCAAAGGGACTGATCGATAAAAAAAACGAACAGGATTTTGTTGACCTCCTTATCAAAAGATTGACGATTAAAACGGCTTCCTCTGAAATCTCTGCTCGCAGTCTCTCTGGTGGAAATCAGCAAAAAGTCGTCATCGCCAAATGGATCGGCATCCAGCCGAAGGTCTTGATTTTAGATGAACCGACAAGAGGTGTCGACGTCGGAGCGAAACGAGAAATCTACCAGTTAATGAATGAACTGACCGATCGAGGTGTTGCCATTTTAATGGTCTCCTCTGAGCTACCTGAAATTTTAGGGATGAGCGATCGAGTGCTTGTCATTCATGAAGGAACCATCAGCGGAGAATTAAATAAAGCAGACGCAACACAAGAACGAATTATGACACTTGCTACAGGAGGGAAGTAA